The nucleotide window GATGGCCCCCTGGACCGAGGTGGACGCCCGCTGCTGGATCTGGAGCGTCACCTTGGGGTGGGCCGCACCCAGGGAGTTGAGCAGGGGCACGATGCGCAGGTATTCAGCGTCCGTGTTGAGCCCCATGGCCAGGTCGCCCACCAGTTCGCCGCCCATGTTGCGTGCCTCAAGCTTCAGCTCCCGGGCCGCCTGAAGCACGTCCAGGGCCTTGGCCCGCAGCCGTTGCCCGGCCTCGGTCAGCCGCATGCCCTTGGGAGTGCGGATGAACAGCCGCGTGTCGAGTTCCTCCTCCAGGGCCTTGATGTGCGCGGAAACCGAAGGCTGGCTGGTGTGCAGGCGCACCGAGGCCCGGGTCAGATGCCCTTCCTCGGCCACCACTACGAACGTCTTGAGCTGATAGAGTTCCATGGGCAATCAGCCTCCTTGATGTGATCAATCATCTTACCTGATCAAGAATTGTTTCGCCATCAGAAAAACTGAACAAGTGCATCAAACAAAACAATTGGATTGATTACACGGACATCCTTAATTGTGCAGATATGGAAATGCGTCCATTTCGGGACACAAACAAAGGAGAACGATCATGAGCATGGATAACGATACCCGTCTGGCCATGATGAACATGCGCAACGACGCAAGGACGGCCCAGGCCGTGCCCGCCCGCCGTCGCAACTTTCGTCGCTACCGCCGCATCGCCGGTGCGACCGTGACCGCCTTTGCCCTGACCCTCTTTACCCGGGGCGCGTAACCATCCGGGCCCCCTGGCGGGCCCCTACATTGCGGGTTAGAGCCGCTCTTGTCTGAGGATTATCATCCTTTCCCCTCAGACAAGAGCGGTTCTTTTTTCGACCCACTCTCCCAAGGTCGGGGGAGCTCGGGGAGGATACGCACAAAGGCGCTGGAGGTCGAAGATATGAGAAAAGGCCCCGGCTGTCCTGCCGGGGCCTTTTGATGTTCAACGGGGAGGAGAGGCTAGTCGACCTTGGCGTAGGCCTTGGGGGTGGCGCCGCAGATGGGGCACTTGTCCGTGGGCTCGCCGTCCCGGGTGTGGCCGCAGACGGAGCAGATGTAGAATTCGGCGTCGGCAAAGGTGTCGCCCTCGGCTTCCAGGGCCTCGGTGTAGAGGGAGGCGTGGATCTTCTCGGCCTCGTTGGCGAAACCGAAGTAGCGCAGGATGGCGTTTTCGCCCTCGGCCTGGGCGTCTTCCATCATCTCGGGGTACATCTTCTCGAATTCGTAGGTCTCGCCGGAGATGGCGGCCTTGAGGTTTTCCTCGGTGGAGCCGATGCCCTTCATGAGCCGCAGGTGGGCGTGTGCGTGGATGGTTTCCGCTGCTGCGGCTGCGCGGAACAGCTTGGCCACACCGGGTTTGCCGTCTTTTTCAGCCTTTTCGGCAAAGGCGAGATATTTGCGGTTGGCCTGGGATTCTCCGGCAAAGGCGGCTTTCAGGTTCTCCATGGTCTTGCTCATTTCAAATCTCCTTCAATATTGGTTTTGTAGGCCAAAAAGGCCGGTATATTCAGCAAATGTGAACAAAGTAGTAATGATTCTCAAATAAGAAATCAAGTGTTTTTTGCTCTGCCCCCAATACTCTGAAAGGAAACATTTGGTCAAAAGCGACAAATGTTATTGAGCGGGTGAATGGGTTCGGGCAGGAAGGATTATTTTATGGCCACCCAACTGGATATGACCGAGACCAGGGTGACGGCTCCGCCGAGCATGGCCAGTTGATCCATGGGCAGGAATCTGATTTCCAGGAGAAACGGGGGGAAGTTGAGGGCTTCGGCTATGAAGGAGTGGACCAGGGCGAGAAGGCCGATGCCCAGTCCGGAGCCGAGCACGCCCTGGACAAAGCCGCCGGTGAGCAGCGGCCAGCGGATATAAGCGGGGCTGGCACCCACCAGGGAGAGGATTTCCACTTCGTCCACGCGGGTCAGCAGGGACAGTTTGATCGTGTTGTGCACCACCAGGGATACGATGAGCGCCAGGAAGCCGAGTACGGGCCAGATGACCATGCGCGAGATGGTGGTCCAGCTCTGGGCCAGGTCCGCCTGGAACGGGGTGTAGTTGACCTTGTCCACGCCGGGCAGGGACTTGAGGTTCGTGAGCAGCTGCGCGGCCCAGCCTTCGTCCTGCGCCTCGGGCGGCACGCGGAAGGAGGCCAGCCCGGAATAGGGCAGCGGGTTGTTGTCCGCCAACCAGGAGAAGTCGCCGGTCTCGCCCAGGGCCGAGGCCAGCTCGGTGAGGGCGTTTTCCGGCGTGAACGTCTTGAAGTCCCGCAAGTGATCCATGGCCCGGATCACGTCCCAGTCCTTGACCACGACCTCCGCGCCCACGTCGGTCTTCCAGTAGACCTGGAACTCCACCTGGCCGCGCGATTTGAGCAGCTCGAAATTGACCGTGTTCAGGCCGAGCAGGATCAGGCCGGTGAGCAGGGTGACCATGGCCACGGCCACCAGGGTGAGGAGCTGGGCGAACGGGTGCAGCCGGAGGTCGGCTACGCCGCGCATGGAGAGCCGCAGGAACTGGCCGATCACAGTCCCACCTCGCCCAGGCTGGCGGGTTCCTCTTCCTCGGGCTCGGGCTCGACGCCCCCGGCCTCGTCCACGATGCGTCCGTCCTGCAGGTGCAGGATGCGCGCGCCCGGCACGCATTCGAGCACTTCGCGCGAATGGGTGGCCATGATGACCGACGTGCCGTAGGTGTGGAACTGCTTGAATATTTCCATCAGGTGCATGGTCAGGTCCACGTCCAGGTTGCCGGTGGGCTCGTCGGCCAGGATCAATTCCGGGTTGGCGACCATGGACCGGGCGATGGCCACCCGCTGCTGCTCGCCGCCGGACAGCCGCTCGCAGGTGGAATAGGACTTGGTCTCCAACCCCATGGCCCGGACGATGGCCCGCACGCGCCGCTCCAGGTGTTGCCGGGGCATGCCCCGCACCTCGAGGGCCATGGCCACGTTGTCGAACACCGTGCGGTCCGGCAGGATCTTGAAGTCCTGGAAGACCACCCCGACCTTGCGCCGGAGCTGCGGTATTTCCCGCCGCCGGAGACGGTTCAGCTCGAACCCGGCCACCGTGGCCCGCCCCCGGTTGACCGGCAGCGCGCCGTACAGCAGCCTGAGGAGCGTGGTTTTCCCCGCCCCCGAGTGGCCGGTCAGGAACAAGAACTCTCCCCTCCCCAGCGAAAAGGAAACGTCTTTCAGGGCCCAATACGCCCCGAAATTATAGGAGAGTCGCTCAACATTGACCATCATGCCCGGCAATGTACCTGTGAGGAGTGAATATGGCAAGACACCCCTTGAATGGGGGGCTGTCGTTTTCCGAAAAAGGGGAAAGGGCATCCGGGCTGCCGAGTGCGGAAGCCTACCACAGGGCTTCGGCCAGGGTGCCCTTCATTTCATATGAAAAGGTGTCATCCCCCACCGTCATGTCGCCCGAGAGGTCGAACAGGGTCTGGAAGAGGTCGTCGGGGTCGAGGACGGCGCTGCCGGTGGATTTGTAGATCATGGGCCGACGCATGGAGAAGTCGCGGATGTCGAGGTGGTTGTTCTCGATGGCGGCGGTAAAGGAGAGGTCCTCCACGGATCGCTCGCCGGGCAGGATGAGCTGCTGGGAGCGGATGTCCAGCCAGCCGTTTTGGGGCAGCCGTGCGCCGTCGGGCATGAACAGGCTGCCCGAGGTGTTCAGCGTGCCCTTGAAGTCGCTGTAGCCGAGCAGGTAGGTCAGGTTCAGGTCGCCCTTGAACTCGAAGATGCCGTTGGAATACAGCTCCAGGAGGCATTGGGTGCCGCCCGTGTCGAGGCGCACCGTGGCCAGCGGGGAAAAGCCCATGGTCACGTAGGCGTGCTCGAAGCGCAGGAAACCGGGCGTCTTGGCCACGGTGATCTTGAAGTCGCGCACCCGGAAGCCGAATGGGCCGTCGCGGTCTATGCCCTCCCAGGTCAGGCCGACCATTGGCAGGTTCTCGTCCAGCCGGGTCAGGGCGGACGCCCAGATCTTGTCCCAGGGGGTGAACAGGGCCACGCCCATGAGGAATCCGAGCAGGATGAGGAGCATGCGGGCCAGCATGCGGCCCGGCAGGGAGGAGGACTTGAGGCGCTTGGCTGCCATAACGTTCACCTACCTTGCCAGCACGAGGTGCACGTCGGCCAGGCGCGGGTCCTCGGGGTTGCGGCTCAGGGTGAAGTCCGGGGCCTGCAGGTTGGCGCGGTCGCGCAGGTCCTCCAGGAAGTCCGTGAGCATGATCAGGGTCAGGCCGGAGCAGGTCACCTGCGCGCCCTCGGTGTTCTCCTTGAGCCGGGTGGTGCGCAGGGAGGTCACGTAGTCGCCCATGCGCCGGTCCTCGGCGATGCGCTGGACCGCCTCCACGGGCGACAGGTGGGCCAGGTCGCCCTGCCTGGCGCGCAGGGTCAGGATGTCGTCCACCAGGGGGGCCACGCGGCCGTATTGTTCCTTCTCGACCTCGATCTGCTGGACCAGCTTGCCGGTGAAGAGTACGCCGCCCACCAGCACGGAGAAGAACAGTGCCGACAATCCGCCGAGCATCAGCTTGAAAAAGCGCTGCTGCGATGCGGGCGGCCACCCGGACCAGGGATATGCTTTCCGCTTTCCGGCCATCATTGCGGCTCCACGGTCAGGATGAACAGGGTCTCGTCACCCAGCTCGTCGCTCTTGTACAGGGAAAACAGATAGTATTCGTCGTCCGTGAGCGTGTCCATGTAGGCCCTGAAACCCTCAGGGCCGCCGCCGATGGTCCCGCGAACCCTTCCGGTTGTCCCGGCCAGGGTCAGCCCTTCCAGGCGCAGACTCTCCACGGCCGGGCGGCTTAGGGCTGCCAGCACCCCCAGCGGGTCGAGCCCGATGCGCTTGGAGGCCATGAGCTTGCCGTGCTCGAACTGCAACCGGCCGAACGGCGAGCCGCCGATGTCCGGCCCGAGCACGGAGGAATAGAGCTTGTTCGTCTCTTCCCGGATTTCCGACAGCTGGGAGCGGTTGAGCCCGTAGCGCACCCCCTGGCCGGCCAGGAAAAGACCGCCCACCACGAGCACCCAGATCAGGCTGCGGGTGAACCGTCTGGATTCCTTGGCCGAATCATACTTCGGCACTCTGCTCTTGTCGGCTGATCGAGTCATGGCGTTTGTTCCGGTAGATACGCGAAACCCGGGAACCGGGCAAGCGGGAGACGGGCGTTGCACATCCCGGTCGCAGCGGTGAGAACCAAGGAAACGGCGGACCGTTCAACGGCCCGCCGTTCAAAAGGATCGCGTCGGGGGACGGATTACAAGCTGGCCGCAGCCTTTTCCACGGATTCCTTGAAACCGTCGCGGGCAGCCTGAATTTTTTTGGTCAGCTCCGGGTCATGCAGGGCGATGATCTGGGCTGCCAGCCAGGCGGCGTTCTTGGCCCCGACCTTGTCCAGGGCAAGGGTTCCCACCGGGAAGCCCGGGGGCATCTGCACGGTGGCCAGCAGGGCGTCCATGCCGCCCAGGGCGGACGCGGACAACGGCACGCCCAGCACGGGCCTGGTGGTCTTGGCGGCCACGGCCCCGGCCAGGTGCGCGGCCAGTCCGGCGGCGCAGATGAAGACCTGGCAGCCGTCGGCCTCGTACTCCTCGACGAGCCGGGCGGTGCGCTCCGGGGTGCGATGCGCCGAGGACACGGTGAACACATGGTCCACGCCCAGCTCGGTCAGCAGGTCGGCGCACGGGCGCATCTTGTCCTCATCCGAAATGGACCCCATGAAAATAACAACTTTCGGCATTGTTCCCTCCTTGATGCCTCCGGCGACCGGGGGAAGGGGAAGGAAAAACCTTTCGAGAAAGGTTCTTTCCTTCCCCTTCCCCCGGACCCCCATCCTTTTCCAAAGCTTTTTATGCCGCTTCGCGGAGTTTGGTAGCTAAGGGAAGAGGGTGGGACGGGCCGACCGGAAAAAAGTGTATTCAAAAGTACTGTTTGCAGACACCCTCTACGCCGCCCTGTATTCTTTCGGCATCCTTCCCCCTCCCCAGGCGGCGTAGCGATAAAAAGTCTGGGAGGGGGGTCCAGGGGGGAACCCTTCTCAAAGGGTTCCCCCCTGGTCGCCGAAGGCAAACTATTTGAGCCGCTTCAAGCCCTTGTCGGCGATGTCGCGGCGGTAGTAGCTGTTGTCGAAGTGGACCTTGGCCACGGCCTCGTAGGCCTTTTTCTGGGCGGCCGCCAGGTCGTCGCCCAGCGCGGTGACGCAGAGCACGCGGCCGCCGGAGGTGACGATCCTGTCGCCGTCCACCTTGGTTCCCGCCTGGAAGACCTTGACCCCGTCCAGGGCGTCGGCCTCGTCCAGGCCGGTGATCTCCATGCCCTTGGGGTAGGAGCCGGGATAGCCTGCGGCGGCCATGACCACGCCGCACGCGGTCTGCGGGGAGGACTTGACCTCGATCTGATCGAGCTTGCCGTCGATGCAGGCGAACATGATCTCCAGGAGGTCCGTCTCAAGCCGCATGAGCAGGGGCTGGCATTCCGGGTCGCCGAAGCGGACGTTGTATTCGAGCACGCTCGGGCCGTTCTCGGTGTACATCAGCCCGGCATAGAGCACGCCCTTGAACGGCTCGCCCTTGGCGGCCAGGTGGCGCAGGATGGGCTT belongs to Pseudodesulfovibrio portus and includes:
- a CDS encoding cell division protein FtsX, whose translation is MIGQFLRLSMRGVADLRLHPFAQLLTLVAVAMVTLLTGLILLGLNTVNFELLKSRGQVEFQVYWKTDVGAEVVVKDWDVIRAMDHLRDFKTFTPENALTELASALGETGDFSWLADNNPLPYSGLASFRVPPEAQDEGWAAQLLTNLKSLPGVDKVNYTPFQADLAQSWTTISRMVIWPVLGFLALIVSLVVHNTIKLSLLTRVDEVEILSLVGASPAYIRWPLLTGGFVQGVLGSGLGIGLLALVHSFIAEALNFPPFLLEIRFLPMDQLAMLGGAVTLVSVISSWVAIK
- the purE gene encoding 5-(carboxyamino)imidazole ribonucleotide mutase; amino-acid sequence: MPKVVIFMGSISDEDKMRPCADLLTELGVDHVFTVSSAHRTPERTARLVEEYEADGCQVFICAAGLAAHLAGAVAAKTTRPVLGVPLSASALGGMDALLATVQMPPGFPVGTLALDKVGAKNAAWLAAQIIALHDPELTKKIQAARDGFKESVEKAAASL
- the ftsE gene encoding cell division ATP-binding protein FtsE, translated to MVNVERLSYNFGAYWALKDVSFSLGRGEFLFLTGHSGAGKTTLLRLLYGALPVNRGRATVAGFELNRLRRREIPQLRRKVGVVFQDFKILPDRTVFDNVAMALEVRGMPRQHLERRVRAIVRAMGLETKSYSTCERLSGGEQQRVAIARSMVANPELILADEPTGNLDVDLTMHLMEIFKQFHTYGTSVIMATHSREVLECVPGARILHLQDGRIVDEAGGVEPEPEEEEPASLGEVGL
- a CDS encoding rubrerythrin family protein, translating into MSKTMENLKAAFAGESQANRKYLAFAEKAEKDGKPGVAKLFRAAAAAETIHAHAHLRLMKGIGSTEENLKAAISGETYEFEKMYPEMMEDAQAEGENAILRYFGFANEAEKIHASLYTEALEAEGDTFADAEFYICSVCGHTRDGEPTDKCPICGATPKAYAKVD